Proteins from a genomic interval of Diospyros lotus cultivar Yz01 chromosome 6, ASM1463336v1, whole genome shotgun sequence:
- the LOC127803812 gene encoding ABC transporter G family member 5 codes for MKKQGCEIEAIGINYRIYTQKGQHPFRCLGGKAQQHKRQGDVQQSGVQHVLKEVNCRAKPWEILAIVGPSGAGKSSLLEILAGKLTPQSASIFVNQKPVDKARFQKISGYVTQKDTLFPLLTVEESLMFSAKLRLRLPQSELLPRVKSLIQELGLGHVAGARVGDDRVRGISGGERRRVSIGVDVIHDPKVLILDEPTSGLDSTSALQIIDMLKTMAETRARTIILSIHQPGFRIVKLFNSILLMANGSVLHHGTVDQLGLQMRLMGLQLPLQVNVVEFAIDSIEAIQQQQRVNQEMQPQLPATVLPLHQHKKCDEGESNGGKFTLQQLFQQSKVIDEETIDAGIDFPSGFANSRLGETLILTHRFSKNIFRTKELFACRTLQMLVAGLILGSIFYDLKDDLTGAEERVGLFAFILTFLLSSTTEALPIFLQDREILMKETSCGSYRVSSYAMANGLVYLPFLLILALLFTIPLYWLVGLNQSFMAFFHFLLLIWLILYTANSVVVCFSALVPNFIVGNSVISGVMGSFFLFSGYFVSKHGIPSYWIFMHYISLFKYPFEGFLINEFSSGKEKCLEYMFGKCAVSGEDVLREEGYGEESRWRNVVIMVCFILVYRFISYAILRCRCSHRGLKGAFL; via the coding sequence ATGAAGAAACAAGGCTGTGAGATTGAAGCAATCGGCATCAACTACAGAATCTACACACAGAAAGGACAGCACCCTTTTAGGTGCCTTGGCGGCAAGGCCCAACAACACAAGCGGCAAGGAGACGTACAACAGTCAGGAGTGCAGCATGTTCTGAAGGAAGTGAATTGCCGGGCCAAGCCGTGGGAAATCTTGGCGATTGTCGGCCCTAGCGGGGCAGGGAAGTCGTCGCTGCTGGAGATCCTTGCCGGAAAACTCACACCACAGAGTGCATCCATTTTTGTCAACCAGAAGCCGGTGGACAAAGCCCGGTTCCAGAAGATATCAGGCTACGTCACCCAGAAGGACACACTGTTTCCACTGCTCACAGTTGAAGAGAGCTTAATGTTCAGTGCAAAGCTCCGGTTAAGGCTTCCTCAGTCAGAGTTATTGCCGAGAGTGAAGTCATTGATTCAAGAACTGGGACTGGGTCATGTAGCAGGAGCTCGGGTTGGCGATGATAGGGTACGTGGCATCTCCGGTGGAGAAAGGAGACGAGTATCTATTGGTGTTGATGTCATACATGATCCCAAAGTGCTAATTCTTGATGAACCAACTTCAGGGCTTGACAGTACATCAGCTCTTCAGATCATTGACATGCTCAAGACAATGGCTGAAACCAGGGCTCGAACTATAATCCTCAGTATACACCAACCTGGATTCAGAATTGTTAAGCTGTTCAACTCCATTCTTCTGATGGCTAATGGCTCGGTTTTGCACCATGGAACAGTTGATCAGCTCGGCTTGCAGATGAGGCTCATGGGTCTGCAACTTCCTCTTCAGGTCAATGTTGTCGAGTTTGCAATTGATTCCATTGAAGCAATTCAGCAGCAGCAACGAGTGAACCAAGAAATGCAACCACAGTTGCCGGCAACGGTACTGCCACTGCATCAACACAAGAAATGTGACGAAGGTGAGAGTAATGGTGGTAAATTCACTCTACAACAACTATTTCAACAATCTAAAGTGATTGATGAAGAAACTATCGATGCGGGGATTGATTTTCCCAGCGGTTTTGCAAATTCTAGATTGGGAGAAACCTTGATTCTTACTCATAGGTTCTCGAAGAATATATTTCGCACCAAGGAGCTCTTTGCCTGCAGAACCCTTCAGATGTTAGTAGCTGGGCTCATATTGGGTTCAATCTTCTATGATCTTAAAGATGATTTGACAGGAGCTGAAGAAAGGGTAGGCCTATTTGCATTCATATTGACATTTCTGTTGTCAAGTACAACAGAAGCTCTACCAATTTTCTTGCAGGACAGGGAGATATTAATGAAGGAGACATCATGTGGAAGCTACAGGGTCTCATCATATGCCATGGCAAATGGTCTTGTGTACTTGCCATTTCTACTCATATTGGCTCTCCTATTTACAATACCACTGTACTGGCTCGTCGGGCTAAATCAAAGTTTCATGGCTTTCTTTCACTTCCTGTTGTTGATTTGGCTAATTCTCTATACGGCAAATTCAGTCGTGGTATGTTTCAGTGCTCTTGTGCCCAATTTCATCGTCGGAAATTCAGTGATCTCTGGTGTGATGGGTTCGTTCTTTCTGTTCTCTGGCTATTTCGTGTCAAAACATGGGATACCGAGTTACTGGATTTTCATGCATTACATATCACTGTTTAAGTATCCATTCGAAGGGTTCTTAATAAACGAGTTCTCTTCTGGTAAGGAGAAGTGCTTGGAGTACATGTTTGGGAAATGTGCAGTTAGCGGCGAGGATGTGCTTAGAGAGGAAGGGTATGGAGAGGAGAGCAGATGGAGGAATGTAGTCATTATGGTGTGCTTTATTTTGGTCTACAGGTTTATTTCTTATGCCATCCTCAGATGCAGATGCTCTCACAGGGGCCTTAAAGGAGCCTTTCTTTGA